In the genome of Flavobacterium panacagri, one region contains:
- a CDS encoding porin family protein has product MRKFVVIAFVLFFGIQSSQAQVKVSPGLRGGLNISTLTNVDSNKSKSDFYVGGLVDIKFNRFFSLQPEITYSRQGDEDSYFENGRYYSEKYELNYITFGAVAKFNFNGGGFHLLAGPSLDLKVGDNYINSNPEDFDLAIVGGVGYTLPNGLTFEARIKQGLVDIYGYDYYDNDGYYTNDAILNQVFQIGISYKFKTK; this is encoded by the coding sequence ATGAGAAAATTTGTGGTAATTGCATTTGTTTTGTTCTTTGGAATTCAATCCTCTCAGGCACAAGTAAAAGTTAGTCCAGGTTTAAGAGGTGGATTAAATATCTCAACTTTAACCAACGTAGATTCCAATAAATCAAAATCTGATTTTTATGTTGGAGGATTAGTAGATATTAAATTCAATAGATTTTTTTCGCTGCAACCTGAGATAACGTATTCCAGACAAGGTGATGAAGATAGCTATTTTGAAAACGGCCGTTATTATTCTGAAAAGTATGAGTTGAATTATATAACATTTGGAGCAGTTGCAAAGTTTAATTTTAATGGTGGCGGTTTCCACTTGTTGGCGGGTCCTTCTTTGGATTTAAAAGTTGGTGATAATTACATTAATTCGAATCCCGAAGATTTTGATCTTGCTATTGTTGGCGGCGTTGGTTATACACTGCCAAATGGTTTGACCTTTGAAGCGAGAATCAAACAAGGATTGGTGGATATTTATGGTTATGATTATTATGATAATGACGGATATTACACTAATGATGCAATCTTAAATCAGGTTTTTCAGATTGGAATCAGCTATAAATTTAAAACCAAATAA
- a CDS encoding beta-ketoacyl synthase N-terminal-like domain-containing protein yields the protein MKKTYINGVGCISTQKTFDTVFLEEANVNHDENVLAIVSPAYKEYISPAASRRMAKGVKNGIVASALAMKDANVEKVDAIITGTGLGCIEDSEKFLKSILDNKEEFLTPTSFIQSTHNTVGAQIALLQQCKGYNFTYVNGAVSFESALIDAKMQIEEEEANSILVGGVDENGDYTTALFKLNGRIKADNTAPYDVLTSKTSGAVYGEGASFFVLENERKNNTYAELLDVAIVNTLEINEVETEIKSFLKSNNLEISDIDALVLGFDGNASFENYYRNLAENAFAKTPVLYYKHLSGEYDTASAFAFWMASKILKTQEVPEIVKVNSVAKPAYKTILLYNQLSGKNHSFTLLSK from the coding sequence ATGAAAAAAACATATATAAATGGAGTAGGCTGTATTTCGACTCAAAAAACATTTGATACTGTTTTTTTAGAAGAGGCCAATGTAAATCACGATGAAAATGTGCTGGCAATTGTTTCGCCGGCATACAAAGAATATATTTCGCCGGCTGCAAGCCGAAGAATGGCAAAAGGAGTAAAAAACGGAATCGTAGCTTCGGCCTTAGCCATGAAAGATGCTAATGTTGAAAAAGTTGATGCCATCATTACTGGAACTGGTTTAGGCTGTATCGAAGATTCTGAAAAATTCCTGAAAAGTATTTTAGACAATAAAGAAGAATTTTTAACGCCAACTTCTTTTATCCAATCGACTCATAATACAGTTGGTGCACAAATAGCACTTTTGCAGCAATGCAAAGGTTATAATTTTACGTATGTAAACGGTGCGGTTTCTTTTGAATCAGCTTTGATTGATGCTAAAATGCAGATTGAAGAAGAGGAAGCCAATTCAATTTTAGTGGGTGGTGTTGATGAAAATGGCGATTATACCACTGCGCTTTTCAAATTAAACGGACGTATTAAAGCAGATAATACTGCTCCATACGATGTTCTAACTTCTAAAACAAGCGGTGCCGTTTATGGCGAAGGTGCTAGTTTTTTTGTTTTAGAAAATGAAAGAAAAAACAATACTTACGCTGAACTTCTGGATGTTGCAATCGTAAATACGCTAGAAATAAATGAAGTTGAAACTGAAATAAAATCATTTTTGAAATCTAATAATTTAGAAATTTCAGATATCGATGCTTTGGTTTTAGGTTTTGACGGAAATGCTTCTTTCGAAAATTATTATAGAAATCTAGCGGAAAATGCTTTCGCAAAAACTCCTGTTTTGTATTATAAACATTTAAGTGGCGAATATGATACAGCTTCGGCTTTTGCTTTTTGGATGGCTTCTAAAATTTTGAAAACACAGGAAGTTCCAGAAATCGTCAAAGTAAATTCGGTTGCAAAACCAGCTTACAAAACTATTTTATTGTACAATCAATTAAGTGGCAAAAATCATAGTTTTACGTTACTATCCAAATGA
- a CDS encoding 3-hydroxyacyl-ACP dehydratase, whose translation MILKDFYKVLSEEKISDSKYNITILVNEKHEVFKGHFPGNPIMPGVCMIQIIKELTESITKSSLMIQSLANVKFMALINPEVTPELRLELDITSTEDNLVKVKNTTYFNDTTALKLSNVYKKI comes from the coding sequence ATGATTTTAAAAGATTTTTACAAAGTTCTATCGGAAGAAAAAATCTCCGATTCAAAATATAATATTACCATTTTAGTCAATGAAAAACATGAGGTTTTTAAAGGGCATTTCCCAGGAAATCCTATTATGCCGGGTGTTTGCATGATTCAGATTATCAAGGAACTTACAGAATCGATTACCAAAAGTTCATTGATGATTCAGTCTTTGGCAAATGTAAAATTCATGGCGCTTATTAATCCTGAAGTAACTCCAGAATTACGCTTAGAGCTTGATATTACAAGTACTGAAGACAACCTAGTAAAAGTGAAAAACACGACTTACTTTAACGACACTACAGCTCTTAAATTGAGCAATGTGTATAAAAAAATATAA
- a CDS encoding DUF2062 domain-containing protein — protein sequence MKPIAFNQDLIDSTSFCVIVPTYNNQKTLKKVLDSILDFTSNVIIVNDGATDSTSEILKQYSQLTQIHHPKNLGKGRALRNGFRKALELNFEYAITIDSDGQHFASDIPVFLEAIQNEPNTLLIGSRNMTQENVPKKSSFGNKFSNFWFKFETGIKLDDTQSGFRLYPLRLLPKRFYTNKFEFEIEVIVRAAWKGIVVKNIPIQVLYDPAERVSHFRPFQDFTRISILNTVLVTNALLYIKPRDFFRRAKKKGFKKFFLEDILESSDSNFKKSAAIALGIFIGLSPFWGFQTILLFTFAAIFRLNKVIAYLTSNVSFPPFIPFIIYGSLKMGSYFVSTDAPLVLDSSITLDDIQKNAAQYIVGSLILATVSALSVGLISYLLLTAFSSKKQTKN from the coding sequence ATGAAACCTATCGCATTCAATCAGGATCTGATCGATTCAACTTCTTTCTGTGTTATTGTACCCACTTACAATAATCAGAAAACCTTGAAAAAAGTACTGGATTCTATTTTAGATTTCACTTCCAATGTCATTATTGTTAATGACGGCGCAACTGATTCGACCAGCGAAATTCTAAAACAATATTCGCAGCTGACGCAAATTCATCATCCTAAAAATTTAGGAAAAGGCCGTGCGCTCAGAAACGGATTTAGAAAAGCGCTGGAATTGAATTTTGAATATGCCATTACAATAGATTCTGATGGACAACATTTTGCATCTGACATTCCGGTTTTTCTTGAAGCAATTCAGAATGAGCCCAATACTCTCTTGATTGGAAGCCGCAATATGACGCAGGAAAATGTTCCTAAAAAGAGCAGTTTCGGCAACAAGTTTTCTAATTTTTGGTTCAAGTTTGAAACTGGAATCAAACTGGACGATACACAGTCTGGATTTCGTTTATATCCTTTAAGATTATTACCAAAACGTTTTTATACCAATAAATTTGAGTTTGAAATCGAAGTGATCGTTCGTGCAGCGTGGAAAGGAATTGTCGTAAAAAATATTCCAATTCAGGTTTTGTACGATCCTGCTGAAAGAGTTTCACATTTTCGTCCGTTTCAGGATTTTACTCGAATTAGTATTTTAAATACGGTTTTGGTAACCAATGCTTTGTTGTATATAAAACCGAGAGATTTTTTTAGAAGAGCAAAAAAAAAAGGATTTAAAAAATTCTTTCTCGAAGATATTTTGGAAAGCTCCGATTCTAATTTTAAAAAATCGGCTGCTATTGCTTTGGGAATTTTTATCGGTCTTTCGCCTTTCTGGGGATTTCAAACTATACTGCTTTTTACTTTTGCTGCTATTTTTCGATTGAATAAAGTCATTGCTTATTTGACTTCTAATGTGAGTTTTCCACCTTTTATTCCGTTTATAATTTATGGTTCTCTAAAAATGGGAAGCTATTTTGTTTCAACTGATGCACCTTTGGTTTTAGACAGTTCTATAACATTAGATGATATTCAAAAAAATGCTGCTCAATATATCGTGGGAAGTCTTATTTTAGCAACCGTTTCAGCACTATCAGTTGGTCTTATAAGTTATTTACTTTTAACGGCTTTTAGTTCTAAAAAACAAACCAAAAATTAA
- a CDS encoding outer membrane beta-barrel protein codes for MNKKYVLFIAVFFAVLNIQAQISVKPGLRAGFNFSTISEMHADYKTDFYAGGFTEIKITKIYALQPEINYSRQGSNNVARNYYDENTQTNKVEHLDLDINYLSLSILNKFTLPQGIQFQAGPTLDILLNDNLAVRKAQNDLGLVLGVAYALPSGLTFEARFKKGLLDVLSSDYYQNNSNNYYLFGDYNTNINFQLGVSYSFGK; via the coding sequence ATGAATAAAAAATACGTTCTTTTTATTGCTGTTTTTTTTGCAGTCTTAAATATACAAGCCCAAATAAGTGTTAAACCAGGTTTAAGAGCCGGATTCAATTTTTCGACGATTTCTGAAATGCATGCCGATTATAAAACAGATTTTTATGCTGGAGGTTTTACAGAGATTAAAATAACGAAAATTTATGCATTGCAACCAGAAATCAATTACAGCCGACAAGGTTCTAATAATGTTGCGAGAAACTATTATGATGAAAACACACAAACAAATAAAGTAGAACATCTAGATCTAGACATCAATTATTTGTCGCTTTCCATATTAAATAAGTTTACTTTGCCACAAGGAATTCAGTTTCAAGCTGGGCCAACTTTAGACATTTTGTTAAATGACAATCTTGCGGTTAGAAAAGCACAGAATGATCTTGGTTTGGTTTTAGGAGTTGCTTATGCACTTCCATCGGGTTTGACATTTGAAGCTCGTTTTAAGAAAGGTTTACTTGATGTTTTGAGCAGTGATTATTATCAAAACAACTCCAATAATTATTATCTATTTGGAGATTATAATACAAATATTAATTTTCAATTAGGGGTTTCCTATTCATTCGGAAAATAA
- a CDS encoding phosphopantetheine-binding protein, with protein MEALKEELKNKIITTLNLEDIAIEDIADNDPLFGDGLGLDSIDALELIVILDKDYGIKLVDPKEGKTIFQSIETMAAYISANRTK; from the coding sequence ATGGAAGCATTAAAAGAAGAATTGAAAAACAAAATTATCACAACTCTAAACCTTGAAGATATCGCAATTGAAGACATTGCTGATAATGATCCTTTGTTTGGAGATGGTTTAGGTTTAGACTCAATTGATGCACTTGAATTGATCGTGATTTTAGATAAAGATTACGGAATTAAATTAGTAGATCCGAAAGAAGGAAAAACAATTTTCCAGTCTATCGAAACTATGGCAGCGTACATCAGCGCTAACAGAACTAAATAG
- a CDS encoding beta-ketoacyl-[acyl-carrier-protein] synthase family protein, giving the protein MTKGVAITGMGIISAIGNSVEENYLSLIENKIGISRISNISTVHAEVIKVGEIKKTNDELSSELELNSDNNFSRTAMIGTLAAKQAVENAGITAINEFRTGLISATSVGGMDMTEKHYYDYFEKPELVKYITCHDGGDVAEKIAEELGLKGMVSTISTACSSAANSIMLGARLIKTGKLDRVIVGGADALSKFTINGFKTLMILSDDYNKPFDNNRKGLNLGEAAAFLVLESDEVVAKQNKKVLARVSGYGNANDAFHQTASSENGDGAFLAMKKAFEVSGLKPSEIDYINVHGTATPNNDLSEGRALRRIYEEEKVPDFSSTKPFTGHTLAAAAAIEAVYSVLSLQNNVVYPNLNFETQMEELDLSPQTTLKNKNIEHVLSNSFGFGGNCSTLIFSKS; this is encoded by the coding sequence ATGACAAAGGGTGTTGCAATAACGGGAATGGGAATTATCTCTGCAATCGGGAATTCGGTTGAAGAAAATTATCTTTCGTTGATCGAAAATAAAATCGGTATTTCCCGTATCTCTAATATTTCTACAGTTCATGCAGAGGTTATCAAAGTGGGCGAAATTAAAAAAACCAACGATGAATTGAGCAGCGAACTGGAGCTAAACAGTGATAATAATTTTTCGAGAACCGCTATGATTGGTACTTTGGCAGCAAAACAAGCTGTTGAAAATGCTGGCATAACTGCTATCAACGAATTTAGAACGGGACTCATTTCGGCTACAAGTGTGGGCGGAATGGACATGACAGAGAAACATTATTACGATTATTTTGAAAAACCAGAATTGGTAAAATACATTACTTGTCATGACGGCGGCGATGTTGCCGAAAAGATTGCCGAAGAATTAGGTTTAAAAGGAATGGTTTCGACCATAAGCACTGCTTGTTCCTCTGCAGCCAATTCGATTATGTTGGGCGCAAGATTGATCAAAACGGGAAAACTAGATCGTGTTATTGTAGGCGGAGCCGATGCTTTGTCCAAATTCACCATCAACGGATTTAAGACTTTGATGATTTTATCTGACGATTACAACAAACCTTTTGACAATAACAGAAAAGGATTAAACCTTGGCGAAGCAGCAGCATTTTTGGTTTTAGAATCGGATGAAGTTGTTGCCAAACAAAACAAAAAAGTGCTGGCTAGAGTTTCGGGTTACGGAAATGCAAACGATGCTTTTCATCAAACAGCTTCTTCTGAAAATGGAGACGGTGCTTTTCTGGCAATGAAAAAAGCGTTTGAAGTTTCAGGCCTAAAACCTTCTGAAATTGATTATATCAACGTTCATGGAACCGCAACACCAAATAACGATTTATCGGAAGGAAGAGCTTTACGCAGAATTTATGAAGAAGAAAAAGTTCCAGATTTTAGTTCTACAAAACCTTTTACGGGTCACACTTTAGCAGCTGCAGCAGCAATTGAAGCGGTTTACAGTGTTTTGTCTCTTCAGAATAATGTCGTTTATCCGAATTTGAATTTCGAAACGCAGATGGAAGAACTCGATTTGAGTCCGCAAACTACTTTAAAAAATAAAAACATCGAGCACGTTTTATCCAACTCTTTTGGATTTGGAGGAAACTGTTCAACCCTTATATTTTCAAAAAGCTAA
- a CDS encoding LolA family protein, with the protein MKTKIALLILFISGSLFAQEQKMSAAEIAQFKEDVNVVAKKIKTLSTDFVQYKHLDFLSKDIETSGKMVFKEPSLLQWQYKKPYNYSITFKNGKILINDEGKKSAVDMGDSKIFARINKLIVGSVSGNMFDDKEFTISYFKLKGQNLAKFIPKDATLKKYIKQIELTFDKEEATVVQVKLLESSEDYTRIVLKNKVINAKIDDSVFTN; encoded by the coding sequence ATGAAAACTAAAATAGCTCTACTAATTCTTTTTATTTCAGGCAGTTTATTTGCTCAGGAGCAAAAAATGTCAGCTGCAGAAATTGCTCAATTTAAAGAAGATGTAAATGTGGTGGCGAAAAAAATCAAAACTTTAAGTACCGATTTTGTTCAGTACAAACATTTGGATTTTTTATCAAAAGATATTGAAACTTCTGGAAAAATGGTTTTTAAAGAACCTTCTCTTTTACAATGGCAATACAAAAAACCATACAATTACAGCATTACTTTTAAAAACGGAAAAATCCTGATTAATGACGAAGGTAAAAAAAGTGCGGTTGATATGGGCGACAGTAAAATTTTTGCGAGAATTAATAAGTTAATCGTAGGAAGCGTAAGCGGTAACATGTTTGATGATAAAGAGTTTACGATTTCGTATTTTAAATTGAAAGGTCAAAACTTGGCTAAATTTATTCCGAAAGATGCAACGCTGAAAAAATACATTAAACAAATTGAACTGACTTTTGACAAGGAGGAAGCAACTGTGGTTCAGGTAAAACTATTAGAATCATCTGAAGATTATACTAGAATTGTACTTAAAAATAAAGTGATCAATGCAAAAATCGACGATTCAGTTTTTACTAATTAA
- a CDS encoding 1-acyl-sn-glycerol-3-phosphate acyltransferase codes for MHQYFYAIHLFVNRRKSLSVFLAVLMLLVFGFFASRLKFEEDITKLIPTNDKTDVTAKVLKQLNFADKTTVIFKLEKNGSAEDLKEMATAFSDSVSKSCKPYITGIQGKIDEENIQETIDFVYHNLPLFLDDNDYKNIEQKLQKDSIAATVQGNYKSIISPSGFVTKDFILQDPFGISFIALKKLQQLNIGDDFTLENGFVMTKDKKKLLLFITSNIPSSETEKNTIFAEKLKSIQENLNTQFKGKTSVSYFGSALIAVANANQIKGDIILTTSIAMFTLMLILILFYRKILIPLIIFLPTVFGGLFAVAFLYFVREQISAISLGIGSILLGITIDYSIHILTHYKHNSDVKTLYKDITMPVIMSSSTTAVAFLCLLFVKSDALNDLGIFAAVIVMATGVFSLLIVPHLYKPKENPEDHKKNVIDKMAHFSFHNNKILIGLCVIITIICCFTYNDVGFNNDLSQLNFIPKEIKAAEKQLEESTSLTSKTIYVASYGKTIEEALQHNSKLFGDLSTAKQQHKILNFSSVGGIVLSQTAQIEKIKKWNSFWTAQKKQFVKSELIAEGSKLGFKSTTYTLFFDHLDFDFKPVSVADFLKIKALQLQEFITEKNGFYTVSTLVKVAPEQRDAFIKTTSVKENIIAIDRQQMNETFFSTLKTDFNSLVNYSFVAVILILFFFFRRIELVIISCIPIALTGIVTAGIMGIFGIQMNIFSMIVCTLIFGHGVDFSIFMTSALQKEYSTGVNEIAVYRTSIILAVITTILGIGAMIFAKHPALTSISSVSLIGVFAALIITFIFYPILFKVFLSNRPKKGNPPFKLRTFIHGVISFAYYGLGGIVMSIFSFTIMPIIPLSAKTKMKAFRYVVSKLMKSVLYSNPFISKKIVNNFNETFEKPAVIIANHSSFIDILAIGSLSPKIIFLVSDWVYNSPIFGGIVRKAGFYPVSEGIEGGVEHLRKKIEEGYSLMVFPEGTRSENNVIKRFHKGAFFLAEEFNLDIIPVVIHGASEAIPKGDFVIHKSALTVTILERITPDNLSFGNNYAERTKQISTFFKAEYRKIRQELEKPDYFKKMLLNSYDYKEIEIVNSVKKDLKQNLEVYYNLNKHIEPKAKILHLGNDYGQLDVLLALQEPQRKIVSFINDEEKLLVAKTNYIVSKRKILYLDQFESALENHYDVVLISDESYKDEIEKVIPLASLIILVNCSGLKNQFEDFEIISEENALVVLNKK; via the coding sequence ATGCACCAATACTTCTACGCCATTCATTTATTTGTAAATCGAAGAAAATCTCTTTCGGTTTTTTTGGCTGTTTTGATGCTTCTTGTTTTTGGATTTTTTGCTTCAAGATTAAAGTTTGAAGAAGACATTACCAAACTTATCCCGACAAATGACAAAACTGATGTTACGGCAAAAGTTCTGAAACAACTTAATTTTGCTGATAAAACGACCGTAATTTTCAAACTCGAAAAAAATGGATCTGCCGAAGATTTAAAAGAAATGGCTACTGCATTTTCAGACAGCGTTTCTAAATCCTGCAAACCTTACATAACGGGAATTCAAGGAAAAATTGACGAAGAAAATATTCAGGAAACCATAGATTTTGTTTACCATAATCTGCCTCTTTTTCTGGATGATAATGATTATAAAAACATCGAACAAAAACTGCAGAAAGATAGTATTGCAGCGACCGTTCAAGGAAATTACAAATCGATCATTTCGCCTTCGGGATTTGTAACCAAAGATTTTATTCTGCAAGATCCGTTTGGGATTTCTTTTATCGCTTTAAAAAAATTACAACAATTAAATATTGGCGACGATTTTACGCTCGAAAATGGTTTTGTAATGACCAAAGACAAAAAGAAATTACTACTTTTTATCACATCCAATATTCCGTCAAGCGAAACCGAAAAGAATACGATTTTTGCTGAAAAACTGAAATCAATTCAGGAAAATTTAAATACTCAATTTAAAGGTAAAACTTCTGTAAGTTATTTTGGTTCTGCTCTAATTGCGGTTGCAAATGCGAATCAAATTAAAGGCGACATTATTTTGACAACATCAATCGCGATGTTCACTTTAATGTTAATTCTGATTTTATTCTATCGAAAAATTTTAATTCCGCTGATTATTTTTCTGCCGACCGTTTTTGGTGGTTTGTTTGCTGTAGCGTTTTTATACTTTGTGAGAGAACAAATCTCGGCAATCTCATTAGGAATTGGTTCTATTTTATTGGGAATCACGATTGATTATTCCATTCATATTCTCACGCATTACAAACACAACAGCGATGTAAAAACCTTGTACAAAGACATTACGATGCCGGTTATTATGAGCAGTTCTACCACTGCCGTTGCTTTTTTATGTCTGCTTTTTGTAAAATCGGATGCGTTGAATGATCTCGGAATTTTTGCTGCCGTTATTGTTATGGCAACCGGAGTTTTCTCTCTTTTAATTGTGCCTCATTTATATAAACCAAAAGAAAATCCAGAAGATCACAAGAAAAATGTGATCGATAAAATGGCGCATTTTTCTTTTCACAACAATAAAATCTTAATCGGACTTTGTGTTATCATTACGATTATTTGTTGCTTTACTTATAATGATGTTGGCTTCAATAACGATTTGTCCCAGCTGAATTTTATTCCAAAAGAAATTAAAGCTGCCGAAAAACAATTGGAAGAAAGCACGAGTTTAACTTCCAAAACGATTTATGTTGCTTCATATGGCAAAACTATTGAAGAAGCTTTACAGCATAATTCTAAACTTTTTGGAGATTTATCTACAGCAAAACAACAGCATAAAATTCTAAATTTTAGTTCGGTTGGCGGTATTGTGCTTTCTCAGACAGCACAAATCGAAAAAATTAAGAAGTGGAATTCATTTTGGACTGCACAGAAAAAACAATTCGTAAAATCGGAATTAATTGCTGAAGGTTCAAAACTCGGCTTTAAGTCAACAACCTATACTTTGTTCTTTGATCATTTAGACTTTGATTTCAAACCTGTTTCTGTTGCTGATTTTTTAAAAATCAAAGCTTTGCAATTACAAGAATTCATAACAGAAAAAAATGGTTTTTACACCGTTTCGACTTTGGTAAAAGTAGCACCAGAACAACGCGATGCCTTTATAAAAACAACTTCGGTAAAAGAAAATATAATTGCGATTGATCGTCAGCAGATGAACGAAACGTTTTTCAGCACTTTAAAAACCGACTTTAATTCACTCGTAAATTATTCTTTTGTTGCCGTAATTCTAATTCTATTTTTCTTTTTCAGAAGAATTGAATTAGTCATCATCAGCTGTATTCCAATTGCGTTGACGGGAATTGTAACAGCTGGAATTATGGGTATTTTTGGCATTCAAATGAATATTTTCAGTATGATTGTCTGTACTTTAATTTTTGGTCACGGTGTCGATTTCAGTATTTTTATGACCAGTGCGCTGCAAAAAGAATATTCGACTGGAGTTAACGAAATTGCGGTTTACAGAACGTCAATTATTTTGGCTGTCATCACAACAATCTTAGGAATTGGTGCGATGATATTTGCCAAACATCCTGCATTGACTTCTATTTCTTCTGTTTCTTTAATTGGAGTTTTTGCGGCGTTGATTATTACATTTATTTTTTATCCAATACTCTTCAAAGTCTTTTTATCGAATCGTCCTAAAAAAGGAAATCCACCATTTAAACTCCGCACTTTTATTCACGGTGTAATTTCATTTGCTTATTACGGTTTAGGTGGTATTGTAATGTCGATCTTCAGTTTTACAATCATGCCGATTATCCCGCTTAGCGCCAAAACAAAAATGAAAGCATTTCGATATGTGGTTTCAAAATTGATGAAATCGGTCTTGTATTCAAATCCTTTTATAAGCAAAAAAATTGTCAATAATTTTAATGAAACATTCGAAAAACCAGCCGTAATTATTGCCAATCATTCTTCATTTATAGATATTTTGGCAATCGGAAGTCTGAGTCCAAAAATTATTTTTTTGGTAAGCGACTGGGTTTATAACTCTCCTATTTTTGGAGGAATTGTTAGAAAAGCAGGATTTTATCCCGTTTCTGAAGGTATTGAAGGCGGTGTAGAACATTTACGCAAAAAAATAGAGGAAGGATATTCCTTAATGGTTTTCCCAGAGGGAACACGTTCAGAAAATAATGTTATTAAAAGATTTCATAAAGGAGCTTTCTTTTTAGCTGAAGAATTTAATCTGGATATCATTCCGGTTGTTATTCATGGTGCTTCAGAAGCCATTCCAAAAGGCGATTTTGTCATTCACAAAAGTGCGCTTACTGTTACAATTTTAGAAAGAATTACGCCTGATAATCTTTCATTCGGAAATAATTATGCCGAGAGAACTAAACAAATAAGTACGTTCTTTAAAGCTGAATACCGCAAAATAAGACAGGAACTTGAAAAGCCGGACTATTTCAAAAAAATGCTGCTTAACAGTTACGATTATAAAGAAATCGAAATTGTAAACAGCGTGAAAAAAGATTTAAAACAAAATCTGGAAGTTTATTATAATTTAAACAAACATATTGAGCCGAAAGCAAAAATCCTGCATTTAGGAAATGATTATGGACAGTTGGATGTTCTATTGGCTTTGCAGGAACCACAACGAAAAATAGTTTCTTTTATTAATGACGAAGAAAAATTGCTGGTGGCAAAAACGAATTACATTGTTTCAAAAAGAAAGATACTTTACTTAGATCAGTTTGAATCAGCACTTGAAAATCATTATGATGTTGTTTTGATTTCTGACGAAAGTTATAAAGATGAAATTGAAAAAGTAATTCCCTTGGCTTCTTTAATCATTTTAGTGAATTGTTCTGGTTTAAAAAATCAGTTTGAGGATTTTGAAATTATTTCTGAAGAAAATGCTTTAGTTGTTTTAAACAAAAAATAA
- a CDS encoding polysaccharide deacetylase family protein, which translates to MNIWYYWAVVFLWIGINAVGSSRISSNYHVKAYCNNPLETEKKIALTFDDGPSIYTLEVLALLKKYNTKATFFCIGKNIEAHPEIIQKVIEDGHLVGNHSYSHSKFFDFYHEDKIAEELRKTDKLLEKFTSRKINFFRPPYGVTTPSIRRALEKTNHKVIGWNIRSLDGGTKNQEFILNRITKQISPGGIVLLHDTGEHSVLVLEQFLQFLQQNNYKVISVEELLKLNAYRN; encoded by the coding sequence ATGAATATATGGTATTATTGGGCTGTAGTTTTCCTTTGGATTGGAATAAATGCTGTTGGTTCTTCGAGAATTTCTTCTAATTATCATGTAAAAGCCTATTGTAATAATCCATTAGAAACGGAGAAAAAAATTGCACTTACTTTTGATGACGGCCCAAGTATTTACACTTTGGAAGTCTTAGCACTTCTGAAAAAATACAATACCAAAGCTACTTTTTTCTGCATTGGGAAAAACATCGAAGCACATCCAGAAATTATTCAAAAAGTTATTGAAGACGGACATTTGGTTGGCAATCATTCGTACAGTCATTCTAAGTTTTTTGATTTTTATCATGAAGACAAAATAGCTGAAGAACTTCGTAAAACGGATAAACTGCTGGAAAAATTCACTTCTAGAAAAATCAACTTTTTTCGTCCTCCTTATGGGGTTACGACGCCTTCAATTCGAAGAGCATTAGAAAAAACAAATCATAAAGTAATAGGCTGGAATATTCGTTCACTTGACGGCGGAACCAAAAATCAGGAATTCATCTTAAACCGAATTACAAAACAGATTTCTCCCGGCGGAATCGTACTTTTGCATGATACCGGCGAACACTCTGTTTTGGTCTTGGAACAGTTTTTGCAATTTTTACAGCAAAATAATTATAAAGTGATTTCTGTTGAAGAATTACTGAAACTTAATGCTTATAGAAATTGA